From the genome of Gryllotalpicola protaetiae:
CGCCGCGGAACGCCGGACCGCAACAGCCGTCCGGGAACACGAAAGAAAGTCGACGATATGGCCACCGGCACCGTCAAATGGTTCAACTCGGAGAAGGGCTACGGCTTCATCTCCCCCGACGACGGCTCGGCCGACGTCTTCGCCCACTTCTCCGCCATCTCAGGCGGCGGCTTCCGCAACCTCGAAGAGGGGCAGAAGGTCGAATTCGACACCGAGCGCGGCCAGAAGGGCCCGCAGGCTGCGAACATCCGCCCCGTCCAGGGCTGAGCACGCAGCAGGGCGAGTGATCGGCGGGGAATCCCCCCGCCGATCACTCGTATGCGCGACCCCATAGGACTTCCCCGCGT
Proteins encoded in this window:
- a CDS encoding cold-shock protein, coding for MATGTVKWFNSEKGYGFISPDDGSADVFAHFSAISGGGFRNLEEGQKVEFDTERGQKGPQAANIRPVQG